One genomic segment of Rhinopithecus roxellana isolate Shanxi Qingling unplaced genomic scaffold, ASM756505v1 contig4770, whole genome shotgun sequence includes these proteins:
- the LOC115896070 gene encoding transducin-like enhancer protein 4 isoform X1, with protein sequence MIRDLSKMYPQTRHPAPHQPAQPFKFTISESCDRIKEEFQFLQAQYHSLKLECEKLASEKTEMQRHYVMYYEMSYGLNIEMHKQVSYFFITILNDSNTGIL encoded by the exons ATGATTCGCGACCTGAGCAAGATGTACCCGCAGACCAGACACCCG GCACCGCATCAGCCTGCTCAACCCTTTAAATTTACAATTTCCGAATCCTGTGATCGGATTAAGGAAGAGTTTCAGTTTTTACAGGCTCAATACCACAG TCTGAAGCTGGAATGTGAGAAACTCGCCAGTGAGAAGACAGAGATGCAGCGGCATTATGTCATG TATTATGAAATGTCCTATGGGTTGAATATAGAAATGCACAAGCAGGTAAGTTATTTTTTTATAACCATTTTAAATGACAGTAATACTGGTatactttga
- the LOC115896070 gene encoding transducin-like enhancer protein 4 isoform X2 produces MARVPPTGQFRFRAPHQPAQPFKFTISESCDRIKEEFQFLQAQYHSLKLECEKLASEKTEMQRHYVMYYEMSYGLNIEMHKQVSYFFITILNDSNTGIL; encoded by the exons ATGGCGCGGGTACCCCCGACGGGCCAGTTTCGATTCCGG GCACCGCATCAGCCTGCTCAACCCTTTAAATTTACAATTTCCGAATCCTGTGATCGGATTAAGGAAGAGTTTCAGTTTTTACAGGCTCAATACCACAG TCTGAAGCTGGAATGTGAGAAACTCGCCAGTGAGAAGACAGAGATGCAGCGGCATTATGTCATG TATTATGAAATGTCCTATGGGTTGAATATAGAAATGCACAAGCAGGTAAGTTATTTTTTTATAACCATTTTAAATGACAGTAATACTGGTatactttga